From one Brachypodium distachyon strain Bd21 chromosome 4, Brachypodium_distachyon_v3.0, whole genome shotgun sequence genomic stretch:
- the LOC100821244 gene encoding F-box/LRR-repeat protein 3: MAMAAHACLLPPKRRRDAAAAVSAAGSASSSAAAPIDELADELLFLVLDKVAAADPWALKAFALASRACRAAESRHRRVLRPYPHRAGALHLRSALSRYPSASRLDLTLCPRVPDAALAALSPSSTPSLRAVDLSRSRGFGARGLRALVDACPALSNLDLSNGVGLGDAAAAEVARARGLARLSLARCKPVTDMGLGCVAVGCPGLRDLSLNWCLGITDMGVQLLALKCKKLTALHLSYTLISKDCLPAIMKLPSLEVLSLVGCVGIDDDALASLEKECTKSLQVLDMSNCQNVTDVGVSSVVKAMPNLLELNLSYCCNVTPSMGRCFQTIPKLQTLKLDGCKFLADGLKSIGFSCLSLRELSLSKCSGVTDTDLSFVVSRLKNLLKLDITCNRNITDVSLSAITSSCPCLISLRMESCTHVSSEGLRLIGKRCCHLEELDITDSDLDDEGLKALSRCSKLTSLKIGICMRISDEGLIHIGKSCSELRDIDLYRSDGIGDEGVTQIAQGCPMLESINLSYCTEITDLSLVSLSKCAKLNTLEIRGCPSVSFSGLAEIATGCRLLSKLDIKKCFAINDVGMLFLSQFSHSLRQINLSYCSVTDIGLLSLSSICGLQNMTIVHLAGVTPNGLMAALMVSGGLTKVKLHAAFRSMMPPHMVKVVEARGCVFQWIDKPFQVEQERCDIWKQQSQDVLVR, from the exons atggccatggcggcccacgcctgccttcttcctcccaagCGCCGACGcgacgctgctgctgctgtttccgcggcggggtcggcttcttcttcggcggcggcgccgatcgACGAGCTGGCGGACGAGCTCCTCTTCCTGGTGCTGGacaaggtggcggcggccgaccCGTGGGCGCTCAAGGCCTTCGCGCTCGCCTCCcgcgcctgccgcgccgcggagtcgcgccaccgccgcgtgCTGCGCCCGTACCCCCACCGCGCCGGGGCCCTCCACCTCCGCTCCGCCCTCTCCCGCTACCCGTCCGCATCCCGCCTCGACCTCACGCTCTGCCCGCGGGTCCCcgacgccgccctcgccgccctgtccccctcctccaccccctCCCTCCGCGCCGTCGACCTCTCCCGCTCCAGGGGCTTCGGCGCGCGGGGCCTGCGCGCCCTCGTCGACGCCTGCCCGGCGCTCTCCAACCTCGACCTCTCCAATGGCGTCGGCCTCGGggacgccgcggccgccgaggtggcgcgcgcgcgcgggctcGCCAGGCTCTCCCTCGCGCGGTGCAAGCCGGTCACCGACATGGGGCTCGGCTGCGTCGCCGTCGGCTGCCCCGGCCTCCGGGACCTCTCCCTCAACTGGTGCCTCGGGATCACGGACATGGGGGTCCAGCTACTCGCCCTCAAGTGCAAGAAACTCACCGCCCTGCATCTATCCTACACCTTG ATCTCAAAAGACTGCTTGCCAGCCATCATGAAGCTACCCAGTCTTGAGGTGTTGTCACTGGTGGGATGTGTTGGAATTGATGATGATGCCCTTGCTAGTCTTGAGAAAGAATGCACCAAATCACTACAG GTTCTTGATATGTCAAACTGCCAGAATGTCACTGATGTCGGAGTTTCATCAGTAGTGAAGGCAATGCCAAATCTGTTGGAGCTGAATCTGTCATACTGCTGCAAT GTTACTCCTTCTATGGGAAGATGCTTCCAAACGATTCCTAAATTGCAGACCCTGAAATTGGATGGCTGCAAATTCTTGGCCGATGGGCTAAAATCAATTGGAttttcttgtctttctttAAGGGAGCTCAGCCTGAGCAAGTGCTCTGGAGTGACAGATACTGACCTTTCTTTCGTTGTGTCGAGACTGAAGAATTTGCTGAAGCTGGACATTACTTGCAATCGCAATATAACTGATGTTTCATTATCTGCCATCACTAGCTCATGCCCTTGCCTCATCTCTCTGAGGATGGAGTCTTGTACCCATGTTTCTAGTGAAGGGCTCCGATTGATTGGGAAGCGCTGTTGCCATTTGGAAGAGCTGGATATTACTGACAGTGATTTGGACGATGAAG GATTGAAAGCTCTCTCAAGATGCAGCAAACTTACAAGTTTGAAAATTGGCATATGCATGAGGATAAGTGATGAAGGCCTTATCCACATTGGGAAGTCTTGCTCGGAGCTTCGAGATATTGATCTCTACAGGTCTGACGGCATTGGTGATGAGGGGGTTACTCAAATTGCTCAAGGCTGTCCAATGCTAGAGTCTATCAACCTGTCCTACTGCACAGAAATAACAGACCTTTCGCTGGTGTCGCTCTCAAAATGCGCAAAGCTGAACACACTGGAGATCCGTGGTTGTCCCAGTGTTTCATTCTCTGGGCTCGCAGAAATAGCTACTGGATGCAGGTTACTGTCCAAGCTTGATATCAAGAAATGCTTTGCGATCAATGATGTGGGGATGCTTTTCCTTTCCCAGTTCTCTCATAGCCTCCGTCAG ATAAATTTGTCATATTGTTCGGTCACCGACATTGGACTCCTGTCCCTCTCCAGCATCTGTGGGCTGCAGAACATGACCATCGTACACCTGGCGGGTGTCACACCCAATGGCTTGATGGCTGCTCTTATGGTCTCTGGTGGTTTGACAAAGGTGAAGCTTCATGCTGCGTTCAGGTCCATGATGCCTCCCCATATGGtcaaagttgtcgaggctCGTGGCTGTGTTTTCCAGTGGATCGATAAACCATTCCAG GTCGAGCAAGAACGGTGCGACATATGGAAACAGCAGTCTCAAGACGTGCTGGTACGATGA
- the LOC100820948 gene encoding probable protein phosphatase 2C 73: protein MGICCSSRAGGGRREELEAAEGWFPWKHDDFLLQEPQFAGVSMHTKQGWKGVNQDAMAACPDFAGRKGQIFCGVFDGHGPLGRDVARYVRDALPAKLSSSLALPPKTEEDAPSSDADLDSFDKSDSTSFSDTSDENRLLSSWRSAIVKAFEDVDEELSQHSGIDCICSGTTAVSVVRQGDHLIIANLGDSRAVLCARDSKDRPIPVQLTTDLKPDLPGEAERIMSCKGRVFAMEDEPDVPRLWLPDQDAPGLAMARAFGDFCLKNHGLICTPEVYHRKLTEKDDFLVLATDGIWDVLSNKEVVKIVSSAADRSKAAKQLVDKAVRAWRRKFPTSMVDDCAAVCLFLKPIVSSDDNSNTIIKPPNASTLSFTGSFRKAMGGGEAEEGPAVWRALEGVARVNSVVRLPRIGAVLSWRRRSVSLDQEDDVGQESSSKIA from the exons atgggGATCTGCTGCAGTAGcagggcaggaggaggaagaagggaggagctggaggcggcggaggggtgGTTCCCATGGAAGCACGACGACTTCCTCCTGCAGGAGCCGCAGTTCGCCGGGGTCTCCATGCACACCAAGCAGGGCTGGAAGGGCGTCAACCAGGACGCCATGGCCGCCTGCCCG GACTTTGCGGGCCGCAAGGGCCAGATCTTCTGCGGGGTGTTCGACGGTCACGGGCCCCTTGGACGGGATGTCGCCCGCTACGTCCGCGACGCCCTTCCGGCGAAGCTGTCCTCCTCTTTGGCACTGCCACCGAAGACTGAAGAAGATGCACCCTCCAGCGACGCAGACTTGGATTCGTTCGACAAGTCGGATAGCACCTCATTCAGCGACACGAGCGACGAGAACCGGCTGCTGTCGTCGTGGAGGAGCGCGATTGTGAAGGCATTCGAGGACGTCGACGAGGAGCTGAGCCAGCATTCTGGGATTGACTGCATTTGCAGTGGCACAACTGCTGTCAGCGTTGTTAGGCAG GGTGATCACTTGATCATTGCCAATTTGGGTGATTCGCGTGCTGTTCTCTGCGCTCGTGACAGCAAGGACCGTCCGATTCCGGTGCAACTGACCACCGACTTGAAACCAGATCTTCCAG GTGAAGCTGAGCGGATCATGAGTTGCAAGGGGAGAGTCTTCGCCATGGAGGACGAGCCCGACGTGCCTAGGCTGTGGTTGCCGGACCAGGACGCTCCAGGCCTCGCCATGGCGAGGGCCTTCGGAGATTTCtgcctcaagaaccatggcCTCATCTGCACACCAGAAGTGTATCACAGGAAGCTGACTGAAAAGGATGACTTCTTGGTGCTTGCCACTGATGGG ATATGGGACGTGCTATCCAACAAGGAGGTGGTGAAGATCGTCTCGTCGGCTGCCGACCGGTCCAAGGCAGCCAAGCAGCTCGTGGATAAGGCGGTCCGAGCGTGGCGGCGCAAGTTCCCTACGTCGATGGTCGATGACTGCGCCGCCGTCTGCCTCTTCCTGAAGCCCATCGTTTCGTCGGACGACAACAGCAACACGATCATCAAGCCGCCTAACGCCTCCACACTGTCCTTCACGGGGAGCTTCCGGAAGGCTATGGGCGGtggcgaggcggaggaggggccGGCGGTGTGGCGGGCGCTGGAGGGCGTGGCTCGGGTGAACTCGGTGGTCCGGCTGCCGAGGATCGGCGCCGTGCTGAGCTGGCGCAGGCGGTCGGTGTCGCTGGACCAAGAAGACGACGTCGGCCAAGAATCATCATCCAAGATCGCCTGA
- the LOC112272425 gene encoding putative protein FAR1-RELATED SEQUENCE 10: protein MLSGEEDSSTGKLQFDRDSEESFQEKRTALAGVVLKANVPIEVHASKVYTRTIFEQFGLALYESGQYLLDELEPGKLYLARHTRAVAKEKWCKVVFHVRVDRSSEEFDCECGYFEHAGMLCCHTLKVMVHLGYESIPDRYVLKRWTKDARDILPPNLVRYQKDRGVPNCSSYRHSSLQLTCLEVNALGDANMQCYEKAMRVMLKLKNDLLPMSKVKDGLGVEVREKELHQVKMDAPASDEHEVRGVIVS from the exons ATGCTTTCGGGAGAAGAGGACAGCTCGACAGGGAAGCTGCAGTTCGACAGGGACTCCGAGGAAAGCTTCCAGGAGAAGAGGACAGCTCTG GCCGGGGTTGTGTTGAAGGCAAATGTGCCAATCGAAGTTCATGCAAGTAAGGTGTACACACGGACAATCTTCGAACAGTTTGGATTAGCACTTTATGAGTCTGGACAGTACTTGCTAGATGAATTGGAACCAGGCAAGCTGTACCTCGCCAGGCACACGAGGGCTGTTGCTAAAGAAAAATGGTGCAAGGTGGTGTTCCATGTTAGAGTGGACAGGTCGAGTGAGGAGTTCGATTGTGAGTGCGGATATTTTGAACATGCGGGGATGCTTTGCTGCCACACATTGAAG GTGATGGTCCATTTGGGGTACGAAAGCATCCCAGACCGATATGTTCTGAAGAGGTGGACTAAAGATGCTAGGGACATACTACCACCTAATTTGGTCAGGTACCAAAAAGACAGGGGCGTGCCTAATTGCTCCAGCTATAGGCATTCGAGTCTTCAGCTCACTTGCCTAGAGGTTAATGCCCTAGGCGATGCAAATATGCAATGCTATGAGAAAGCCATGCGTGTAATGTTAAAATTGAAGAATGATTTATTGCCAATGAGTAAGGTGAAAGATGGCCTGGGCGTGGAGGTACGAGAGAAGGAGTTACATCAAGTAAAAATGGACGCGCCGGCATCGGACGAGCATGAAGTCCGAGGTGTTATTGTTTCATAG
- the LOC100833749 gene encoding uncharacterized protein LOC100833749 has translation MAVGDSAAAAAGAEEVKLSISGAALAALLHRCGAAAGDCDGLLFGRASRPPAPAPALSDYDDDHHNGPAAPCLSISVSGHSSLSSPSSLSDPLGCFRPMTAASSTQTPIGFFSSSRRRHAPLRPSMRELALARSLSKTLPPPAPVAHPLLFVLVSPSASPDLSTHSFDYRAFLLLGSRLVPASLAVVNVGPGFRDQYHSFVPESPFPSLPTPAHESAGGGSIGEHKAVDSMVEGFGLGRLQGLVGAAAGQAAEMDAMYAGMLRRLETLAREVEKSNHRVLEQEKRNLMLRYRSAGLE, from the exons ATGGCCGTCGGCGACagcgctgcggcggcggcgggggcggaggaggtcAAGCTCTCGATCTCCGGCGCGGCCCTGGCGGCGCTGCTCCACCGCTgcggcgcggccgcgggcgACTGCGACGGGCTCCTCTTCGGCCGCGCCTCCCGCccgccggccccggccccggcgctCTCCGACTACGACGACGACCACCACAacggccccgccgccccgtgcctctccatctccgtctccggccactcctccctctccagcccctcctccctctccgacCCCCTCGGCTGCTTCCGCCCGATGACCGCCGCCTCGTCGACCCAAACCCCcatcggcttcttctcctcctcccgccgccgccacgcgccTCTCCGCCCCTCCATGCGCGAGCTCGCCCTCGCCCGCTCCCTCTCCAAAACCCtaccgccgcccgcgcccgtcgCCCACCCGCTCCTCTTCGTCCTCGtctccccctccgcctcccccgACCTCTCCACCCACTCCTTCGACTACcgcgccttcctcctcctcgggtCCCGCCTCGTCCCGGCCTCGCTCGCCGTCGTCAACGTCGGCCCCGGCTTCCGCGACCAGTACCACTCCTTCGTCCCCGAGTCGCCCTTCCCGTCGCTGCCGACTCCGGCGCACGAATCAGCGGGTGGTGGCAGCATCGGAGAGCACAAGGCCGTGGACTCAATGGTGGAAGGGTTTGGGCTGGGGAGGCTGCAAGGGCTCGTCGGCGCTGCGGCAGGGCAGGCGGCAGAGATGGATGCCATGTACGCGGGGATGCTCCGCAGGCTGGAGACTCTCGCCAGGGAGGTGGAGAAGAGCAATCACCGCGTGCTCGAACAG GAAAAGCGGAACCTCATGCTGAGGTACAGGTCCGCGGGACTGGAATAA
- the LOC100846753 gene encoding cation/H(+) antiporter 15: MDVDSAVNLSSPAEATVKPVTAACYDNNLVNSQGMFLGDQPLRFALPLLLVQVSLILLLSAAAHRLVLRRLGQSRFVTHMLVGVLLGPSVLGRSFPNLRGSLFSERGTYILESISLVALILFLFSMGVKTDMSLLRRPSARAVAVGLAGSVVPLAVTLPVFHVLQPSLPDDLRGSSLITELAVRLSLSSFPVVADALAELDLLNSDLGRIALTASLITDVTSWFLRACFAAAYLATEANSSPAFTAKILASFAAFVLFVAFVARPAGRYIAFKRTPAGDMLSEGSFVVVVIAALLSALVTDVIGFKYMIGPMMLGLALPGGMPIGATMTERLDSFFIALFLPVYMALAGYRTDFSELGLFHVESESEKWCALELFVALCVAGKMVGCVAAGLFFAMPIGEATALALMLNIRGIVEVAAINNWGDTMKATAEHYSTLTLSMVLITAVATPLIKLLYDPTGRFARAKRRTMEALRPNAELRVLCCLYTEDHAAPLIDLLDASGASRDYPLSLIVLHLTELVGRAASVLKPHKKSSSSSASASSSSSDRIVNAFRHLEQQAAAGAVSVSPYVAQSPFSSMHQDVCSLAHGRKANLILLPFHKSSDGARSTANNAIRAANRGVLDHAPCSVAILVDHGLASGSAACATMTGGRSSSMLQRVALYFLGGPDDREALAYAARMPPDGNGAAGGVSLTVVRFKLRNWVGMGGRDEARDEEALQEFWQRYRENERVVYVEKTVEDGEGTASVVRSMSDKFDLLIVGRRGEDRDVEGSALTSGLSEWSECPELGVLGDMLASAEFASKVSILVIQQQAAAAAADADQQDQY, encoded by the coding sequence ATGGACGTGGACTCGGCGGTGAACCTGTCCtcgccggcggaggcgacggTGAAGCCGGTCACCGCGGCCTGCTACGACAACAACCTGGTGAACTCCCAGGGCATGTTCCTGGGCGACCAGCCGCTCCGCTTCGCGCTCCCGCTCCTCCTGGTCCAGGTCTCCCTGATCCTgctcctctccgccgccgcccaccggCTAGTCCTCCGCCGGCTCGGCCAGTCCCGCTTCGTCACCCACATGCTCGTCGGCGTCCTCCTCGGCCCCTCCGTGCTCGGCCGCAGCTTCCCCAACCTCCGCGGCTCCCTCTTCTCCGAGCGCGGCACCTACATCCTGGAATCCATCTCCCTCGTCGCcctcatcctcttcctcttctccatgGGGGTCAAGACCGACATgagcctcctccgccgcccctcggcgcgcgccgtcgccgtcggcctCGCCGGCTCCGTCGTCCCCCTCGCCGTCACCCTCCCCGTCTTCCACGTCCTCCAGCCCTCCCTCCCCGACGACCTCCGCGGGTCATCCCTCATCACTGAGCTCGCCGTCCGCCTCTCGTTGTCCTCGTTCCCCGTCGTCGCCGACGCGCTGGCGGAGCTAGATCTGCTGAACTCCGATCTCGGCCGGATCGCGCTCACGGCGTCGCTCATCACCGACGTGACCTCCTGGTTCCTCCGCGCCTGCTTCGCGGCGGCGTACCTGGCGACCGAGGCGAACTCGTCCCCGGCTTTCACGGCCaagatcctcgcctccttcgcCGCGTTCGTCCTCTTCGTCGCCTTCGTGGCCCGCCCCGCCGGCCGCTACATCGCCTTCAAGCGCACCCCCGCCGGGGACATGCTCTCCGAGGGCTCCTTCGTGGTCGTCGTCATCGCGGCGCTCCTGTCCGCGCTCGTCACCGACGTCATCGGGTTCAAGTACATGATCGGCCCCATGATGCTGGGGCTGGCGCTCCCCGGCGGCATGCCGATCGGGGCCACCATGACGGAGCGGCTCGATTCCTTCTTCATCGCGCTCTTCCTCCCCGTCTACATGGCGCTCGCCGGCTACCGGACCGACTTCTCCGAGCTGGGGCTCTTCCACGTCGAATCCGAGTCTGAGAAATGGTGTGCGCTCGAGCTGTTCGTCGCATTGTGCGTGGCGGGGAAGATGGTCGGCTGCGTCGCCGCCGGGCTCTTCTTCGCCATGCCGATCGGGGAAGCCACGGCACTCGCGCTGATGCTGAACATCCgggggatcgtggaggtggcggcgatCAACAACTGGGGGGACACGATgaaggcgacggcggagcACTACTCGACGCTGACGCTGTCCATGGTGCTCATCACGGCGGTGGCCACGCCGCTGATCAAGCTGCTGTACGACCCCACGGGCCGGTTCGCGCGGGCCAAGCGGCGGACCATGGAGGCGCTCCGGCCCAACGCCGAGCTCCGGGTGCTCTGCTGCCTGTACACGGAGGACCACGCCGCGCCGCTCATCGACCTCCTAGACGCCTCCGGCGCGTCCAGGGATTACCCGCTGTCGCTCATCGTGCTACACCTGACAGAGCTCGTGGGCCGGGCCGCGTCCGTTTTAAAGCCCCATAAGaagtcgtcttcttcctcggcttcggcttcgtcgtcttcctcggacAGGATCGTGAATGCGTTCAGGCACctggagcagcaggcggcggcgggggcggtgTCAGTGAGCCCCTACGTGGCGCAGTCGCCGTTCAGCTCGATGCACCAGGACGTCTGCTCGCTGGCGCACGGCCGGAAGGCCAACCTCATCCTGCTGCCGTTCCACAAGTCCTCGGACGGCGCCCGGAGCACGGCCAACAACGCCATTCGCGCCGCCAACAGGGGCGTGCTCGACCACGCGCCGTGCTCCGTGGCCATCCTGGTCGACCACGGACTGGCGTCCGGGTCGGCGGCGTGCGCCACCATGACTGGGGGACGGAGCAGCAGCATGCTGCAGCGAGTGGCGCTCTACTTCCTCGGCGGGCCAGACGACCGGGAGGCGCTGGCGTACGCCGCCAGGATGCCGCCCGACGGCAATGGCGCCGCCGGGGGCGTGTCGCTGACGGTGGTGAGGTTCAAGCTGAGGAACTGGGTGGGCATGGGGGGCAGAGACGAAGCCAGGGAcgaggaggcgctgcaggaGTTCTGGCAGAGGTATAGGGAGAACGAGAGGGTGGTGTACGTGGAGAAGACGGTGGAGGACGGCGAGGGCACGGCGTCGGTGGTGAGGTCCATGAGCGACAAATTCGACCTTCTGATCGTCGGACGGCGAGGCGAGGACAGGGACGTTGAGGGCTCCGCGCTCACCAGCGGGCTCTCTGAGTGGAGCGAGTGCCCGGAGCTCGGCGTGCTTGGCGACATGCTCGCGTCGGCGGAGTTCGCGTCCAAGGTCTCCATCCTCGTCATCCAGCaacaggccgccgccgccgccgccgatgccgatCAACAGGACCAGTATTAG
- the LOC112272427 gene encoding uncharacterized protein LOC112272427 isoform X2, with translation MRDAARAGASCCTLLRVWRRQPDLIFDEDTLFRRGGTGTDLVRLVDATLLRHRTDTALQTLTVRSSCLHGDAAASVRGWLRFALGSTVTRRLTLDLSLAAAASSRNSCCLYDFPPLGAAAATALEHLHLRSGSLLLKKPPPKLTNLAAVVLDTVRVTSQGLERFLSSCYKLESLELRRCDQIVHVRVPPAPRRLDLQVHRCRSVRSIRLSESHVTSLVFTGQNRRRRLLVVGQQGAQDTRRATFNLQYGRPSFPDEPPEAAAAAALDRRLDPTSLAHAMPRLETLSLSLSILIRLKLSPNQRFLHLKHLNLSRSMDGNKRSDFRRFRFVVYFLRAAPALESLKLHLLRTAPALDASPGSLHLPTEQPRSPHQGLKAVHITGFSADLALLQLALYILENARALERLSLDPTQQDERDWPDMIHSYPGWFRKMTLAQEAIDMHIGPVVESMSAAGSRTIQLLGLFHLCGSD, from the exons ATGAGGGACGCAGCCCGTGCGGGCGCGTCGTGCTGTACCTTGCTGCGCGTGTGGAGGAGGCAGCCGGATCTGATATTCGACGAGGACACGTTGTTCCGCCGTGGCGGCACGGGCACAGACCTTGTCCGCTTGGTTGACGCGACCCTGCTGCGGCACCGCACCGACACGGCATTGCAGACTCTCACCGTCAGGTCGTCCTGCCTGCAcggagacgccgccgcctccgtccgTGGCTGGCTGCGGTTTGCCCTCGGTTCAACCGTCACCAGGCGCCTGACGCTCGACCTGTCTCTAGCCGCAGCAGCAAGTAGCAGGAACAGCTGCTGCCTCTACGATTTCCCGCCCCTCGGCGCGGCGGCTGCCACGGCGCTGGAGCACCTGCACTTGAGATCGGGATCATTGTTACTAAagaagccgccgccgaagcTCACCAACCTGGCCGCCGTCGTGCTTGACACCGTGCGCGTCACCAGCCAAGGCCTCGAGCGCTTCCTCTCGTCGTGCTACAAGCTAGAGAGCCTCGAGCTCAGGCGCTGCGACCAGATCGTTCACGTGAGGGTGCCCCCGGCGCCGAGGCGGCTAGATCTGCAGGTGCATAGGTGCCGGTCGGTGAGAAGCATCCGTCTGTCCGAATCCCATGTCACGTCGCTCGTCTTCACCGGCCAAAACAGGCGGAGGAGGCTGCTGGTTGTTGGGCAACAAGGGGCGCAGGACACGAGGCGGGCCACCTTTAACCTGCAGTACGGCAGGCCCTCCTTTCCCGACGAACcaccagaagcagcagcagcagcagcattagACCGGCGATTGGATCCCACGAGCCTAGCGCACGCCATGCCACGCCTAGAGACCTTGTCCCTAAGCCTGTCCATACTCATCAGGCTCAAGCTGTCGCCAAACCAGAGGTTCCTTCATCTCAAGCATCTCAACCTTAGCAGGAGCATGGACGGCAACAAGAGATCAGATTTCCGCCGTTTCCGTTTCGTGGTCTACTTTCTGCGGGCAGCACCTGCACTGGAATCGCTCAAGCTGCAT TTGCTTCGCACGGCACCGGCCTTGGATGCATCTCCTGGTAGCCTTCACCTCCCCACGGAGCAGCCGAGGAGCCCGCACCAGGGTCTCAAGGCCGTCCATATCACTGGTTTCAGCGCTGACCTCGCCTTGCTCCAGCTCGCGCTCTACATCCTGGAAAACGCGCGCGCCCTCGAGCGCCTGTCACTTGACCCCACACAGCAGGACGAGCGCGACTGGCCCGACATGATACACTCGTATCCGGGATGGTTTAGAAAGATGACGCTTGCTCAGGAGGCCATTGACATGCATATCGGCCCCGTCGTGGAATCCATGTCTGCCGCTGGCTCGCGGACGATACAGCTGCTAGGTCTGTTCCATCTCTGTGGCTCGGATTAG
- the LOC112272427 gene encoding uncharacterized protein LOC112272427 isoform X1 produces the protein MDRSMTKLGSCLGAGTTKLDDLPEDILCVVFSRLPMRDAARAGASCCTLLRVWRRQPDLIFDEDTLFRRGGTGTDLVRLVDATLLRHRTDTALQTLTVRSSCLHGDAAASVRGWLRFALGSTVTRRLTLDLSLAAAASSRNSCCLYDFPPLGAAAATALEHLHLRSGSLLLKKPPPKLTNLAAVVLDTVRVTSQGLERFLSSCYKLESLELRRCDQIVHVRVPPAPRRLDLQVHRCRSVRSIRLSESHVTSLVFTGQNRRRRLLVVGQQGAQDTRRATFNLQYGRPSFPDEPPEAAAAAALDRRLDPTSLAHAMPRLETLSLSLSILIRLKLSPNQRFLHLKHLNLSRSMDGNKRSDFRRFRFVVYFLRAAPALESLKLHLLRTAPALDASPGSLHLPTEQPRSPHQGLKAVHITGFSADLALLQLALYILENARALERLSLDPTQQDERDWPDMIHSYPGWFRKMTLAQEAIDMHIGPVVESMSAAGSRTIQLLGLFHLCGSD, from the exons atggatcgatcgatgacCAAGCTGGGATCATGCCTGGGAGCTGGTACGACGAAGCTTGATGACCTTCCAGAG GACATTCTTTGCGTGGTGTTTTCACGGCTGCCCATGAGGGACGCAGCCCGTGCGGGCGCGTCGTGCTGTACCTTGCTGCGCGTGTGGAGGAGGCAGCCGGATCTGATATTCGACGAGGACACGTTGTTCCGCCGTGGCGGCACGGGCACAGACCTTGTCCGCTTGGTTGACGCGACCCTGCTGCGGCACCGCACCGACACGGCATTGCAGACTCTCACCGTCAGGTCGTCCTGCCTGCAcggagacgccgccgcctccgtccgTGGCTGGCTGCGGTTTGCCCTCGGTTCAACCGTCACCAGGCGCCTGACGCTCGACCTGTCTCTAGCCGCAGCAGCAAGTAGCAGGAACAGCTGCTGCCTCTACGATTTCCCGCCCCTCGGCGCGGCGGCTGCCACGGCGCTGGAGCACCTGCACTTGAGATCGGGATCATTGTTACTAAagaagccgccgccgaagcTCACCAACCTGGCCGCCGTCGTGCTTGACACCGTGCGCGTCACCAGCCAAGGCCTCGAGCGCTTCCTCTCGTCGTGCTACAAGCTAGAGAGCCTCGAGCTCAGGCGCTGCGACCAGATCGTTCACGTGAGGGTGCCCCCGGCGCCGAGGCGGCTAGATCTGCAGGTGCATAGGTGCCGGTCGGTGAGAAGCATCCGTCTGTCCGAATCCCATGTCACGTCGCTCGTCTTCACCGGCCAAAACAGGCGGAGGAGGCTGCTGGTTGTTGGGCAACAAGGGGCGCAGGACACGAGGCGGGCCACCTTTAACCTGCAGTACGGCAGGCCCTCCTTTCCCGACGAACcaccagaagcagcagcagcagcagcattagACCGGCGATTGGATCCCACGAGCCTAGCGCACGCCATGCCACGCCTAGAGACCTTGTCCCTAAGCCTGTCCATACTCATCAGGCTCAAGCTGTCGCCAAACCAGAGGTTCCTTCATCTCAAGCATCTCAACCTTAGCAGGAGCATGGACGGCAACAAGAGATCAGATTTCCGCCGTTTCCGTTTCGTGGTCTACTTTCTGCGGGCAGCACCTGCACTGGAATCGCTCAAGCTGCAT TTGCTTCGCACGGCACCGGCCTTGGATGCATCTCCTGGTAGCCTTCACCTCCCCACGGAGCAGCCGAGGAGCCCGCACCAGGGTCTCAAGGCCGTCCATATCACTGGTTTCAGCGCTGACCTCGCCTTGCTCCAGCTCGCGCTCTACATCCTGGAAAACGCGCGCGCCCTCGAGCGCCTGTCACTTGACCCCACACAGCAGGACGAGCGCGACTGGCCCGACATGATACACTCGTATCCGGGATGGTTTAGAAAGATGACGCTTGCTCAGGAGGCCATTGACATGCATATCGGCCCCGTCGTGGAATCCATGTCTGCCGCTGGCTCGCGGACGATACAGCTGCTAGGTCTGTTCCATCTCTGTGGCTCGGATTAG